DNA from Deinococcus multiflagellatus:
AACGGATGAACCGGAACTCTTATCAGGCGTATTGCGGCTGCACCCCCAGCACTTTCAGGCGCACCATATTGGCCACAAACACCACGCCCGCGCCCAGCGTCAGGGCAAAGAGCAGCACAAAGGCCACCTGGGGGCCCAGGGTTGGCTTCAGGGCGCTGAACAGCAGCGGCAGGGCAAAGCCGCCCAGGCCGCCCAGCATGCCCACCAGTCCCCCCACCACGCCCATCTGCCCGGGGTGCCACTGCGCCACCAGGGCGTAGGTGCTGGCCTTGCCAATGCCCATGCCGGCCCCCACCAGGGTGGTCAGGGCCAGGAAGGGCGCCAGGGGCAGGTCGCGCAGCAGCGGCAGCAGACCAGCCGCCATGCACAGAAACGAGGCCACCGTGACCCCGCGCGGTCCAAAGCGGTCTGACAGGTAGCCGCCCAGGGGCCGCAGCAGGCTGGCTGGAAAGATGAACAGCGCCGTCAGCAGCCCCGCCTGCGCCAGCGGCACCCCGTAGTGATCCACATAGTATTTGGGAAGCACCAGACTGTAGGCCACGTAAGCCCCAAAAAACACCACGTAGTACAGCCCGAAGCGCCAGACCTGCACCCGGCGCAGGGGCCGCAGCCAGTCGGCCAGGGTGCGGCCCGTGGGGGCGGCCCGGTCCGCCGGGGCCAGGCGCAGGGTGAGGGCGGCGGCTCCAAGCAGCAGCAGCCCAAAAACGAAGGGCACAAAGTGCCAGCCTCCCGGCACCAGCAAGCCGGCCGGGACTGCCGCCACCAGCAGAGGCGCCAGCAGCTTGGTCAGGCTGGCGCCGGCATTGCCCGCGCCGAAGGTGCCCAGGGCCAGCCCCAGGCGCCCGGCCGGCACCCACTGGGCAATCCAGGCGTTGCCCACCGCGAAACTCACGCCGGCCAGCCCAACCCCCAGGGCCAGCGCCAGCAGGAGGGGATAGGTCTGGGCATAGGCCAGCGCCAGGGCAAAGGCCGCCGTCAGACCCAGCGCCGCCACAAACACCCGCCGGCCCCCATAGCGGTCGGCCCAGAGGCCAGCGGGCAGGCGCAGCAGCGAGCCGGTCAGCACCGGAATGGCGCTCAGCAGGGTGAACTGTGCGTCGGACAGGCCCAGCGCCTGACGAATGGGCAGCCCCACGATGGCAAACATCACCCACACGGCGAACATCAGCGTAAAGCCGCTGGTGGCGGCCGTCACCACGCGCCGGGCGTCGGGGCTGAGGGGCCCAGAAGCAGAGGGCCCTGCGGTGGAGGGGACTGTGGCTGAGGAAAGAGGGGCGGGCGCAGGCGTGGGGTGGGTGGACATGGCAACCTCCTGTGCAGGGTGGGGGGGCGAAGAGGGCGACGCGGACAGGGGGGATTAGAACAGCGCCACGCCCGGCGGCGGCACAGGCAGCGGCTGGCGCAGCGGTAGCAGCTGCACCGCTGTGAGCTTGAAGCCGGGCATGCGCGAGTGGGGGTCCAGGGCCTGCGGATCGGTCAGCAGATTGGCGGTGTCTGGCCAGTGAAAGGGCACAAACACCGTGTCGGGCCGCAGGCCGGGCGCCAGCGCCACCGGGGCCTGGGCCTGCCCGTGGGCGGTGCGCAGCAGCACGCGGTCGCCCGCACGCAGGCCGTGGGCGCGGGCGGTGTCGGGGTGCAGCTGCACCGCGAAGTCGGCCTTCAGCGCAGGGTTGCGCCGGGACTGCGTGCCACTCTGGTACTGCGCGCCCAGCCGCCCGGTGGTCAGGTGCAGCGTGCCCGGGGCGTGGGGCGGCTCTGGCAGCTGGGGCACATGCAGGGTGGCCAGGCCGTCGGCCGTGGGGTACGGCGGGGCATAGGTCTGCGGGGTCCCGGGCCGCTGCGCCGAGGGCACCGGCCACTGCACGCTCTCCTCGTCCAGCCGCTGCGCGCTGAGACCGCTGTAGTCGGCGGTGCCCCCGGCCGTGGCGCGAAAGAATTCATCCTGCAGGGCCTGAAAGTGGGGATACGTGAAGCCCTGGTCCTGCCCTGCGGCGCGCGCCAGGTCGCACAGAATGCGCCAGTCCTCGCGCGCGGCGCCCGGCGGCCACGTGGCCCGGCGCCGGCGCTGCACCCGGCCCTCCAGGTTGGTGGTGGTGCCTTCGGTCTCGCACCACATGGACCCTGGCAGGACCAGGGTGGCCAGGGCCGCGGTCTCGCTGGGCAGCACGTCAATCACAATCAGGTGGCGCAACTGGCGCAGGTGCTGGGCCACCTGTCCGGCCCCCGCCGCACTCACCGCCGGATTGGCCGCCAGCACCACCAGGGCGTCCAGCTGCGTGCCGCAGGCGGTCAGCAGCTCCTGGGCACTCAGGCCCGGGGCGGGCAGGTCCTGGGGCGCGCAGCCCCACAGGGCCGCGATTTCGGCGCGGTGCACGGGGCTGCGCAGCGAGCGGCCACCGGGCAACTGATCGGTCTTCTGGCCGTGCTCGCGCCCGCCCTGGCCGTTGCCCTGGCCGGTGAGCGGCGCGTAGCCGCCGCCCGCTTTGCCCACATGCCCGCTCAGGAACGCGAGGTTCAGCCACGCCTGCACCGTATCGGTGCCGTGCAGGTGTTGTTCCGGACCGCGCCCCGTCAGGATCAGGGGGGTGCGCGCCTCGGCGTAGGCGCGGGCCAGCCGCAGCACCTCGGCTTCAGGGACGCCGCAGGCGCGCGCCACCCGCGCCGGGTCGTAGGCCTGCGCCTGCGCCAGCACGGCCGCCACGCCGTGCGCTGGGGCGGTGGGCTGCAGGCGGCCCCAGCGGTCCATCAGGTGCAGCAGCCCCAGGGCCAGCAGGCCATCGGTGCCCGGCTGCAGGGCGAGGTGGTGCCCAGCGACTTTGGCGGTGGGGGTGGCGCGCGGATCAATGGCCCAGACCGCGCCGCCCCGGTCCTTGCTGGCCTTGAGGTACTGCGCCAGCGGGGGCAGGGTTTCGGCGATGTTGGCGCCCACGAGGAGCACAAGGTCGCTGCGGGGCAGGTCATCCAGAGGAAACCCCAGGCCCCGGTCGTAGCCCAGCGTGCGGGTCAGGGCCGCGCTGGCACTGGCCATGCAGTACCGCCCGTTGTAATCAATGTTGGGCGTGCGCAGCGCCAGCCGCGCGAACTTGCCCAGCAGGTAGGCGGTTTCATTGGTGAGGGCCCCACTGCCGAACACACCGGTTCGTTCCGGCGCGGCACGCATTAGCGGCCCCAGCGCGGACTCGACGTAGGCCAGGGCGTCGTCCCAGCCCACCGGCACCAGTTCACCGCGGTGCCGCAGCAGCGGTGTGGTCAGGCGCTCGGGGTGGCGCAGATCATTCAGCGCGGCCAACCCCTTTTTGCACACCGTGCCGTGGGCCACCGGGCAGGCCTTGGTGGGGGTGGCGCGCACCGGCAGGCCACCTTCAAGGTGCAGGTCGAAGTTGCACTGCACCGCACAGTACGGGCAGGTGGTGCGGACCGTCGGAGAAAAAGGGGGCCTCTGAACCATGCCGCCACCTTGGCGGGCAGGGCCAGGGATGTCAAGGCCAAATTTGCAAAGTGTTCGAGTATTTTTTGGTTTTGAGCAGGATTTTGGGGCAGAGGCTAGGAATAACTACACTTAGTTTGCTTCCCGTCTATATTTTTGTTGACATTTTTCAGCATGAGCCTTTAACTGGGGCGCAGCAGGCACTGGGTCTTCTCTCGTCTTTCCCGCTGTGCCTGCGCCCTGTTCTGGGAGGTTGCACATGTTCACCCCTTCTCTCTCTGCGGCTTCTCTGCCCCACGTCGTGGTTGTGGGCAACGGCATGGTGGGTCACCGCCTGGTGCAGCGCCTGCGCGAAGGTGCCGCTGCCCAGACGATGCGGCTGACTGTTATTTCTGAAGAGCCTTGCCTCGCTTACGACCGGGTGCAGTTGTCGCGTCAGTTCGATGACCCCCGCCCAGACCTCGCCCTGGCCAGCCCCGACGACTACGCCGTGCTGGAGGTGGCCGTGGTCTGGGGCCGCGCCCACACCCTGAACCCGGCGGCCCGCACAGTGGCCGTGGGCGACCTCACGCTGCACTACGACGCCCTGGTGCTCACCACCGGTTCCGTG
Protein-coding regions in this window:
- a CDS encoding molybdopterin oxidoreductase family protein, whose amino-acid sequence is MVQRPPFSPTVRTTCPYCAVQCNFDLHLEGGLPVRATPTKACPVAHGTVCKKGLAALNDLRHPERLTTPLLRHRGELVPVGWDDALAYVESALGPLMRAAPERTGVFGSGALTNETAYLLGKFARLALRTPNIDYNGRYCMASASAALTRTLGYDRGLGFPLDDLPRSDLVLLVGANIAETLPPLAQYLKASKDRGGAVWAIDPRATPTAKVAGHHLALQPGTDGLLALGLLHLMDRWGRLQPTAPAHGVAAVLAQAQAYDPARVARACGVPEAEVLRLARAYAEARTPLILTGRGPEQHLHGTDTVQAWLNLAFLSGHVGKAGGGYAPLTGQGNGQGGREHGQKTDQLPGGRSLRSPVHRAEIAALWGCAPQDLPAPGLSAQELLTACGTQLDALVVLAANPAVSAAGAGQVAQHLRQLRHLIVIDVLPSETAALATLVLPGSMWCETEGTTTNLEGRVQRRRRATWPPGAAREDWRILCDLARAAGQDQGFTYPHFQALQDEFFRATAGGTADYSGLSAQRLDEESVQWPVPSAQRPGTPQTYAPPYPTADGLATLHVPQLPEPPHAPGTLHLTTGRLGAQYQSGTQSRRNPALKADFAVQLHPDTARAHGLRAGDRVLLRTAHGQAQAPVALAPGLRPDTVFVPFHWPDTANLLTDPQALDPHSRMPGFKLTAVQLLPLRQPLPVPPPGVALF
- a CDS encoding MFS transporter — encoded protein: MSTHPTPAPAPLSSATVPSTAGPSASGPLSPDARRVVTAATSGFTLMFAVWVMFAIVGLPIRQALGLSDAQFTLLSAIPVLTGSLLRLPAGLWADRYGGRRVFVAALGLTAAFALALAYAQTYPLLLALALGVGLAGVSFAVGNAWIAQWVPAGRLGLALGTFGAGNAGASLTKLLAPLLVAAVPAGLLVPGGWHFVPFVFGLLLLGAAALTLRLAPADRAAPTGRTLADWLRPLRRVQVWRFGLYYVVFFGAYVAYSLVLPKYYVDHYGVPLAQAGLLTALFIFPASLLRPLGGYLSDRFGPRGVTVASFLCMAAGLLPLLRDLPLAPFLALTTLVGAGMGIGKASTYALVAQWHPGQMGVVGGLVGMLGGLGGFALPLLFSALKPTLGPQVAFVLLFALTLGAGVVFVANMVRLKVLGVQPQYA